One Glycine max cultivar Williams 82 chromosome 3, Glycine_max_v4.0, whole genome shotgun sequence DNA window includes the following coding sequences:
- the LOC100786830 gene encoding plasmodesmata-located protein 1 — translation MGILKSKHHKHTLLFFLSISFPLFLLTPITTSDNTNLIYKGCADQKMQGQYSQNLKPLLDSLVSASAQKGFAATTQNALTGAYQCRGDLSNSECYNCVSKIPNMLGRLCGGDDVAAARVQLSGCYLRYEVVGFKVVPATQLLYKVCGARKVVDGGGFEARRDAAFGMAENGVQNSGNLFYTGSYQSLYVLGQCEGSLGNADCGGCIKSAAEQAGDQCADSISAQVYLQSCFLSYSFYPNGVPTLSSSSGGGGGHPHTERTVALAVGGVAALGFLIVCLLFLKSVLKRRGGKR, via the exons ATGGGTATACTGAAATCAAAACACCACAAGCACACGCTCCTCTTTTTTCTTAGTATTTCGTTTCCTCTGTTTCTTCTTACACCTATTACTACCTCAGACAACACAAACTTGATCTACAAAGGTTGCGCCGACCAGAAGATGCAAGGCCAATACTCCCAGAACCTTAAACCGCTCTTGGATTCACTAGTGTCGGCGTCGGCGCAAAAGGGCTTCGCCGCGACTACACAAAACGCGCTCACGGGCGCGTACCAATGCAGAGGGGACCTCTCCAACTCCGAATGCTACAACTGCGTCAGCAAGATTCCAAACATGCTGGGGCGCCTCTGCGGCGGTGATGACGTGGCGGCGGCGCGGGTGCAGCTGAGCGGGTGCTACCTGCGGTACGAGGTGGTCGGGTTCAAGGTGGTCCCGGCCACGCAGCTGCTGTACAAGGTGTGCGGGGCCCGCAAGGTGGTCGACGGCGGAGGGTTCGAGGCGAGGAGGGACGCGGCGTTTGGGATGGCGGAGAACGGCGTGCAGAACAGCGGAAATTTGTTCTACACGGGGAGTTACCAGAGCCTCTATGTGTTGGGGCAGTGCGAGGGTAGTTTGGGAAATGCGGATTGTGGGGGTTGTATCAAGAGTGCTGCGGAACAGGCTGGGGATCAGTGTGCTGACTCCATCTCCGCGCAGGTTTATCTCCAGagttgttttcttagttatagcTTTTACCCCAATGGTGTTCCCACCTTGTCATCTTCCTCAG GAGGAGGAGGGGGGCATCCACACACGGAGAGGACAGTGGCACTTGCGGTGGGAGGGGTGGCGGCTCTGGGATTCTTGattgtttgtttgttatttcTCAAGTCGGTGTTGAAGAGAAGAGGTGGGAAGCGTTga